One stretch of Commensalibacter melissae DNA includes these proteins:
- the mog gene encoding molybdopterin adenylyltransferase, whose amino-acid sequence MTAIKIGLVSVSDRASQGIYEDKGLPALKNWLNKAVLNEKQYIEHLIPDEQDLIEKTLIDLVDNQDCPLVLTTGGTGPYIRDVTPDATLAIADKVMPGFGEQMRQVSLYFVPTAILSRQVGVIRKKSLILNLPGRPNAIRETLEGVKDQDGKVLIHGVFAAVPMCIDVIGGPRIETDEKVVKAFLPKK is encoded by the coding sequence ATGACAGCAATAAAAATTGGTTTGGTTTCTGTCAGTGATAGAGCCAGTCAGGGTATATATGAAGATAAAGGTTTACCTGCCTTGAAAAATTGGCTGAATAAAGCGGTTCTTAACGAAAAACAATATATTGAGCATTTAATTCCTGATGAACAGGATCTGATTGAAAAAACATTAATTGATCTGGTCGATAATCAAGATTGTCCCCTTGTTTTAACCACGGGCGGTACAGGCCCTTACATCCGAGATGTGACACCTGATGCAACTCTGGCTATCGCAGATAAGGTTATGCCCGGTTTTGGTGAGCAAATGCGTCAAGTCAGTTTATATTTCGTGCCAACCGCCATTCTGTCACGACAAGTGGGCGTAATCCGTAAAAAAAGCCTGATACTAAACCTGCCCGGACGTCCGAATGCCATTCGTGAAACATTGGAAGGGGTAAAAGATCAAGATGGCAAGGTTCTTATACATGGAGTATTTGCCGCGGTTCCAATGTGTATCGATGTAATTGGTGGACCCAGGATTGAAACAGATGAAAAAGTCGTAAAAGCTTTTTTACCTAAAAAATAG